CCGGGACTCCGAGCCATCCCATTCGATCCGTGCACCGCCGTagcggagaggagagggaaggaagaccgAACGCCGACGATGTATTTCCGGCCGCCCCCCAAGGGCCCCGAGTGGGGCGGCGACGCGGAGGCCGGGCAGGCCGCGCGGCCGCTGTACCCGATGATGCTGGAGAGCCCGCAGCTGCGCTGGGCCTTCGTCCGCAAGGTGTACACCATCCTCTCCATCCAGATGCTGCTCACCATCGCCGTCGCCTCCGTCGTCGTCTTCGTGCGACCCGTCGCGCTCTTCTTCGTCTCCTCCCCCGCAGGCTTCGGGCTCTacatcttcctcatcatcctcccgtTCATCGGTACGTCCCCTTACGTTATACGATGCGCGCACAGACTCAAATCAATTCTTCGTTACTCTGCTCTGTTTCATTCGACGTGACTGACGCTCACCGTGTCCGTGTGTTTGGAACCGCAGTGCTGTGTCCTCTGTACTACTACTACCAGCGGCACCcggtgaacctgctgctgctggcgCTGTTCACGGTGGCCATCAGCTTCGCGGTAGGGCTCACCTGCGCCTTCACCAAGGGGGAGGTGATCCTGGAGTCGGCGATCCtgacggcggtggtggtggtgagcCTGACGGCGTACACGTTCTGGGCGGCTAGGCGCGGGCACGACTTCAGCTTCCTGGGCCCGTTCCTGTTCGCGGCGGTGATGATCCTCATGGTGTTCGCGCTCATCCAGGCCTTCTTCCCGCTGGGCCGCATCTCGCTCATGGTCTACGGCGGGCTGGCGGCGCTCGTCTTCTGCGGCTACATCATCTACGACACCGACAACCTCATCAAGCGCTACTCCTACGACGAGTACGTCTGGGCCGCCGTCGCGCTCTACCTCGACGTCATCAACCTCTTCCTCTCCCTGCTCACCCTCTTCAGGGCATCCGATTCCTGAAGTGCCTGCATCTCCTGCCGTAGCGTAGCGTAGCCACTCGTCGTATCCTACTCCAGTAATCCTGCCCCTGCCGTTACATAACGAATGTGATTTGCTTGTGTGTGAAACAATTTATTGTAAATTAGTTTTGACTTGTTTTACATAATTTGGTCTATGTAACTTTGTAGTCTGCCAATATCAAGATTGCTGAATGGAATGAAATTCAGGAGCTGCTACTGCTAGCTTGGGCTCTGTTTTAGCTGCCGCGCCTGCCTCCGGTAAAATGTTCTGCAAGTTCTCCTGGCATCCATCGTCTTATCTTGCGGTTTGGGCGTGTTGTCGTCGACGCTGCTGCGGGGTGAGGAAGCCAGGGACAGAATCATGTGCTCCTGCGTTCATCGGCGTGTGCGCTTGGGCCATCAGCCTCAGCCCATGACTGTGGTTCCGATTCTGTCGAGCGAGATCGAACTACCGTGGGGCACGTTCAGTACCTGGCATGTGTCGTTCGTAAAATACTGTACTGCGTACAGGGTACTCGCGTCCTACGTACAGGGTACTCGTACGATCGTACTTAATGTACAGGGGAGATTGTAGTATTGTATAGTCGTGCGGTTGAGATAATATTGCAGTGGAGGTGAGTAAATTAAATTACACATACCCAGTGCGGCTAGGAGTACCATATTTGCATTTTACACACAGGGATCAACAATTTTGAGTCCCCACAAAAAAAAAACCAATACTTTTGAGTCGAGTTGTGACTCTACATATGAGCTGGTGGGCATGGactttttttttgagggggtgGGCATGGACTTTACTCAGTACAATTATGAGTCAGCCGTAGGAGACGGTACCATTAAGTGGCGGGTTCTTGTTACAGCTATTACAGATATTTGAATCTTGTCAAGAAGTATAGCATGGAGGAGATTATAAAGGGGAACATGTCGGGTTCTTGTTACAGCTATTACAGATCTTTGAATCTTGTCAAGAAGTATAGCATGGAGGAGATTATAAAGGGGAGATGGTGTCTGATGTGCGCAGCCAGACTTGTAAGACCAACACCTGCCATACTCCTGTCAAGCATTGGCCTCCGCCACCGGCAGGATGGGTGGCGCTTTCTGTGGACAGATCCTTCTCGATTAAGGATGGGTGGCGCTTTCTGTTGACGGATCCTTCTTGGTTAAGGATGGGTGGCGCTTTCTGTGGACAGATCCTTCTCGCACGATGGGTGCGCATAGTGAGAATGGTACgtttgttagagtacgtaatgggcctaacgggtccgttagtcttagggttaattagagataggaTCGCttacttaggggtcaagtaagccttgtttggaagtcaagtaaacctctctatataaagagaggagatgtattaatctaatcaagcaagaattaagaaggaaatccctttcctcttgcccggccgtgggcagaaaggcccccggccggccctctcgcgccctccttctagtagcgccataacaatttggtatcaggtagcttagtttcgatcatgtcttcaccgccgcccaCCCCGTCGCTTCCGCCGCCGACCGTCACCACCGCGCCGCTGGCCATCTACACCGCGCCGCCACCCTCCCTGTCCGCGCCGCTGGTCGCATCCTTCGCCGCCGCCACCCCTCAGATGCCGGCGCCCTCCATCGCACCAGCCGCTGGCTACACCTCGGAGGAGATCACCGGGgtcctcaacgacctcgtcacAGCCGTCCAAGGGATCCGGCTGTACCTGGCCAGCCGCTACGGGCCGCCGCCGGCCCTGCCGTGGTACTCGCCGCATCCAGGGGCCTCCGCGGCTTTCGCTGGGATGTTGCAGCCCCAGCTGCAGCTGCCGCCGCTGCCCGCTGCCGCACCGCGGTGGCCGTAGTGGCCGGCGTCGGCTCCTGCCGCGCCTCCAGTGcccatcgccgcccccgcgccgttgtggctgccgtggcagccaccgcagcagcagctgcagctg
Above is a window of Triticum dicoccoides isolate Atlit2015 ecotype Zavitan chromosome 5B, WEW_v2.0, whole genome shotgun sequence DNA encoding:
- the LOC119311788 gene encoding protein LIFEGUARD 2-like; translated protein: MYFRPPPKGPEWGGDAEAGQAARPLYPMMLESPQLRWAFVRKVYTILSIQMLLTIAVASVVVFVRPVALFFVSSPAGFGLYIFLIILPFIVLCPLYYYYQRHPVNLLLLALFTVAISFAVGLTCAFTKGEVILESAILTAVVVVSLTAYTFWAARRGHDFSFLGPFLFAAVMILMVFALIQAFFPLGRISLMVYGGLAALVFCGYIIYDTDNLIKRYSYDEYVWAAVALYLDVINLFLSLLTLFRASDS